A genomic region of Enterococcus sp. 12C11_DIV0727 contains the following coding sequences:
- a CDS encoding recombinase family protein produces MAVIGYMRVSTHQQKFDSQQKALERYGVDFIYKERESGRKISRSELNKVLACLKSGDTLVIFKLDRLSRGTKQLLSLLEEFDRRNIHFVSIQNNIDTTTAMGRFFFTVMGAFAEMEAELIRERVMAGLDAARENGKQLGRPPRTKEVNEAMALYTNSDLSVPEIAKRCNVSVPTVYNHIRKQNLLRKVN; encoded by the coding sequence ATGGCAGTGATTGGTTATATGCGTGTCAGCACGCATCAGCAAAAATTTGATTCTCAACAAAAGGCTCTTGAACGATATGGTGTAGATTTTATTTACAAAGAACGAGAGAGTGGCAGAAAGATATCTAGAAGCGAACTGAACAAGGTTTTGGCCTGTCTAAAATCAGGAGATACATTGGTTATTTTTAAGCTTGATCGATTATCCAGAGGTACAAAGCAATTGTTGAGTTTGTTAGAGGAATTTGATCGAAGAAATATTCATTTTGTCAGTATTCAAAATAATATTGATACTACAACTGCAATGGGGCGATTCTTTTTCACTGTAATGGGGGCTTTCGCTGAAATGGAAGCAGAATTGATTCGTGAAAGAGTGATGGCAGGCCTTGATGCTGCTAGAGAAAATGGTAAGCAGCTAGGACGTCCACCACGAACAAAAGAAGTCAATGAAGCAATGGCGCTTTATACTAATTCAGACTTATCTGTTCCTGAAATTGCGAAAAGATGTAATGTCTCGGTCCCAACAGTCTACAATCATATTAGAAAACAAAACTTACTCAGGAAGGTCAACTAA
- a CDS encoding GntR family transcriptional regulator gives MLLEIDTQSQMPIYQQICNQLILGIATNKLKPGEILPSVRQMADEIGVNMMTVSKAYTSLKNDGYILTDRRNGTKVAEKQPLDPPFYTRFLKELELLLAEASIHQLSEKKIQAEIQQIYQKFEQ, from the coding sequence ATGTTATTAGAGATAGATACTCAAAGTCAAATGCCGATCTATCAACAGATCTGTAATCAATTGATCCTTGGAATTGCTACAAATAAGTTGAAGCCAGGTGAAATTTTACCTTCTGTTCGACAAATGGCTGATGAAATCGGAGTCAATATGATGACTGTTTCAAAAGCTTATACTTCATTGAAAAATGATGGTTATATTTTAACTGATCGTCGAAATGGAACGAAAGTAGCCGAAAAACAACCGCTGGATCCACCTTTTTATACCCGATTTTTAAAGGAACTGGAATTATTGCTAGCCGAGGCTTCTATTCATCAATTATCTGAAAAAAAAATCCAAGCAGAAATCCAACAGATTTATCAAAAATTTGAACAGTAA
- a CDS encoding BsaA family SipW-dependent biofilm matrix protein → MNKNRKKKVLALASAFALAAIAAATFAWFTSEDQKTNHFEGQIATGKDIEVVETFEPPTEWDPGSEVNKDVAIANIGKYKTLIRVSLTESLQLLKDHQAKPTTGAELEGKTSKEIYLLPGADAPAGFTDSTFDGAAPKISVAAGEFIGDYTLKVKEKAETVGTKTTYTYRYAFEKGGVLYHASGIDGFVRDATNKIKVKSGTPALSYVSLEYNAAEEKAWTQAPIYAPTFTQDGTLIWNAPAATGSNNIQISFNNITTDPTVADKWYFNAADGYFYYTSVVNPGVNTTQLMDAVKLLGTAGNEYSKLIYDLTVKGQGIAAYKDAVDDWLPAGINDSLATALKDLVPAK, encoded by the coding sequence ATGAATAAAAACAGAAAGAAAAAAGTTCTTGCGTTAGCAAGTGCCTTTGCACTTGCAGCAATAGCTGCGGCAACGTTTGCTTGGTTTACTAGTGAAGACCAAAAAACCAACCACTTTGAAGGTCAAATTGCAACTGGAAAAGATATTGAAGTGGTGGAAACATTTGAGCCACCGACCGAATGGGATCCAGGTTCAGAAGTAAATAAAGATGTGGCAATTGCCAATATCGGTAAATACAAAACATTGATCCGTGTCTCTTTAACAGAATCATTGCAACTTTTAAAAGACCATCAAGCAAAACCAACAACTGGTGCTGAACTTGAAGGTAAAACAAGTAAAGAAATCTACTTATTACCTGGCGCAGATGCCCCAGCTGGTTTTACAGATTCTACCTTCGATGGTGCTGCACCAAAAATAAGTGTAGCAGCAGGAGAATTCATTGGTGATTATACATTAAAAGTGAAAGAAAAAGCTGAAACAGTTGGAACAAAAACCACGTATACTTACCGCTATGCTTTTGAAAAAGGCGGCGTTTTATATCATGCAAGTGGTATTGATGGATTCGTGCGTGATGCTACAAATAAAATTAAAGTAAAATCAGGTACTCCAGCTCTTAGCTATGTATCGTTAGAATACAATGCTGCTGAGGAAAAAGCATGGACACAAGCACCAATTTATGCGCCAACATTCACACAAGATGGTACGTTGATTTGGAATGCACCTGCAGCAACAGGATCAAACAATATCCAAATTTCATTTAATAACATTACAACTGATCCAACTGTCGCTGACAAATGGTATTTCAACGCTGCTGATGGTTACTTCTACTACACAAGTGTTGTAAACCCAGGAGTAAATACAACACAATTGATGGATGCAGTTAAATTACTGGGAACAGCTGGTAATGAATATAGTAAATTGATCTATGACTTAACTGTAAAAGGCCAAGGAATCGCAGCATACAAAGACGCTGTTGATGACTGGTTGCCAGCAGGTATCAATGATTCTTTAGCGACAGCTTTAAAAGATCTAGTACCAGCTAAATAA
- a CDS encoding signal peptidase I produces MAEERNKKQQPNKKKRTTKSAPKQTVNKKQVSKHSKPKSRKPQAKNSKRKQEHVSKKAKKKTQQRKPKNPVYTLLFNIIFYGFILFMIIGSIIFATTKNADKSVMGYRFFGVLTDSMVPRDPEKQKGGFHSGDVIIVKNIAGDSAEVGDIITFRPSIKSQAFLTHRVKEKMDHLGDTKGTYYITQGDANLAEDVPVSAKQVVGKKIIVVPKIGAFLNFVRENPLVSIIFLISVFGFITIIRYYILNK; encoded by the coding sequence ATGGCGGAAGAGCGAAATAAGAAGCAACAGCCAAACAAAAAAAAGCGAACTACAAAATCAGCACCAAAACAAACTGTAAATAAGAAACAGGTCTCTAAACATTCAAAACCTAAAAGCAGGAAGCCACAAGCTAAAAATAGCAAAAGAAAACAAGAGCATGTTTCTAAAAAAGCAAAAAAAAAGACGCAACAACGTAAACCCAAAAATCCTGTCTATACTTTATTATTTAACATTATTTTTTACGGTTTCATTTTATTTATGATTATTGGATCGATTATTTTTGCAACGACTAAAAATGCTGACAAAAGTGTTATGGGTTATCGTTTTTTCGGTGTTTTAACGGATTCAATGGTGCCGAGAGATCCTGAAAAACAAAAAGGGGGCTTTCATTCTGGCGATGTGATCATCGTAAAAAATATTGCTGGAGATTCGGCTGAAGTAGGAGATATCATTACATTTCGTCCTAGCATCAAGAGTCAGGCATTTTTGACTCATAGGGTGAAAGAAAAGATGGATCATTTAGGCGATACCAAGGGAACCTACTATATCACTCAAGGAGATGCCAACTTAGCAGAAGATGTGCCAGTTAGCGCGAAACAAGTGGTGGGGAAAAAAATTATAGTTGTTCCTAAAATAGGCGCATTTCTAAATTTTGTACGTGAAAATCCGCTGGTTTCAATTATTTTCCTGATTTCAGTTTTCGGTTTTATTACGATCATCAGGTACTACATTTTAAATAAATAA
- a CDS encoding BsaA family SipW-dependent biofilm matrix protein, whose translation MKKNKHNLGKRKKPSKKQRAKVNTKWIIAVSTFLFSGLMVLGSTYAWFVSEDSELNHFVGSRLSAEIIEEFEPNFEWQPGLATKKVIQVKNTGNIPAFVRISLYEYLLTFKIDITDQTGNGNLAIASQEVLPTVDQKNTASWQPAVNVGGTYLYDGQQLIAEKAIVPNVLTGTEMYKFKESAREKTDLRWFQLNFPNNVYDVAPAKGTKNYWFYQDGYFYYSELLAPNEISAPVMNSVHLSPSAPNRFKGSLYQLNPMMDAHDTTKGLLSSWNIGNSGDLYNMYHGRLND comes from the coding sequence ATGAAAAAAAATAAGCACAATCTTGGTAAAAGAAAGAAACCAAGCAAAAAGCAAAGAGCAAAAGTAAACACAAAATGGATCATCGCTGTAAGTACATTTCTCTTTTCTGGTTTGATGGTTCTAGGAAGTACATATGCTTGGTTTGTCTCTGAAGATAGTGAGCTCAATCATTTTGTTGGTTCAAGATTATCTGCTGAAATCATAGAAGAATTTGAACCTAATTTTGAATGGCAACCAGGTTTAGCAACAAAGAAAGTGATTCAAGTTAAAAATACTGGAAATATTCCGGCGTTTGTAAGAATCAGTTTATATGAATACTTATTGACTTTCAAAATAGATATTACAGATCAAACGGGGAATGGTAATCTAGCCATCGCATCACAAGAGGTGCTGCCAACTGTTGATCAAAAAAATACAGCATCATGGCAACCAGCAGTTAACGTTGGCGGAACATATTTATATGACGGCCAACAGTTGATTGCTGAAAAAGCAATCGTTCCTAATGTACTTACAGGAACCGAAATGTATAAATTTAAAGAGAGTGCTAGAGAAAAGACAGATCTGCGTTGGTTTCAGTTAAACTTTCCAAATAACGTCTACGATGTTGCACCCGCAAAAGGAACAAAAAATTATTGGTTCTATCAAGACGGATACTTTTATTATTCTGAATTACTGGCACCAAATGAAATAAGTGCGCCGGTAATGAACAGCGTACATTTGAGTCCGAGTGCGCCAAATCGATTTAAAGGTTCTTTATATCAACTAAATCCGATGATGGATGCTCATGATACCACGAAAGGACTGTTAAGTTCCTGGAATATTGGCAATTCTGGTGATCTATATAACATGTACCATGGGCGCTTAAATGATTAA
- a CDS encoding DMT family transporter, whose product MNKDWIKLMIGAFFEVLWVIGMKHSNTWWEILLTVVCILISFYALIKAGETLPVGTAYAVFVGLGTAGTVITGILFFGEEFKVSKILLIVILLIGVMGLKFVTGEKGASQK is encoded by the coding sequence ATGAACAAGGATTGGATTAAATTAATGATTGGCGCATTTTTTGAAGTTTTATGGGTCATTGGGATGAAACATAGTAATACGTGGTGGGAAATTTTATTGACAGTAGTCTGTATTCTTATCAGCTTTTACGCCTTGATCAAAGCAGGTGAAACGTTGCCTGTTGGAACGGCTTATGCAGTTTTTGTTGGTTTAGGTACGGCGGGGACGGTGATCACAGGGATTCTCTTCTTTGGTGAAGAATTTAAAGTATCAAAAATTCTTTTGATTGTAATATTACTGATTGGTGTAATGGGCTTGAAATTTGTAACGGGTGAGAAAGGAGCTAGTCAGAAATGA
- a CDS encoding DMT family transporter, whose product MSWLFLIIAGIFEMLGVGSINRFNQNKDKKSLCLLFLTFGSSFIFLYLAMKNLPMGVSYAIWTGIGAAGGAILGMVFYDESKDWRRIIFIGIILVSVIGLKLIG is encoded by the coding sequence ATGAGTTGGTTATTTTTAATTATTGCAGGCATTTTTGAAATGCTAGGCGTGGGATCGATCAACCGCTTTAATCAAAATAAAGATAAAAAGTCATTATGCTTATTATTCTTGACCTTTGGTAGTAGCTTTATCTTTCTCTATCTAGCGATGAAGAATTTGCCAATGGGTGTTTCTTATGCTATTTGGACAGGGATTGGAGCAGCTGGTGGAGCGATTCTAGGGATGGTTTTTTATGATGAATCGAAAGACTGGCGTAGAATTATTTTTATTGGCATTATTTTAGTATCCGTTATTGGATTGAAACTGATTGGTTGA
- a CDS encoding peptidoglycan amidohydrolase family protein, protein MASIEAMIKWMKDREGKVTYSMTNRLGPNSYDCSSSVYFSLIAGGFLPSGSMGNTDTLFGDLERNNWRQVAPVNGNYRIQRGDVFIWGARGASGGASGHTGIFVDSVDNIIHCNYGYNGITTNNHDVIWGYNGRPPITVYRSAAAKPEPPKLPTKNPEQPITKGINYETHVSKVGWMNNVANGALSGSTGYNLPVEAVKVLFKNNQIPASVSYRAHVSSIGWMPWVKDGQLAGTTGQSKAVEAIQAKLTGEAANYYNLEYQAHVADKGWISWVKNGATAGTTGQKRSLQALKMKLVRKPIDQGTSQPTTKGVSYRMHLANEGWLGYVTNNQMAGTTGLGIESQCLEVYVEGKKENVQIDAHVAEKGWLTNTGGTTGQKLSLQAVKLKLKNGLEKQYDISYQVHVSEKGWMSWVKNGAVAGTTGQKLAIQAIRIKLINK, encoded by the coding sequence ATGGCAAGTATTGAAGCAATGATTAAATGGATGAAAGATAGAGAAGGAAAAGTAACTTATAGTATGACTAATAGACTAGGTCCAAATAGTTATGACTGTAGTTCGTCGGTCTATTTTTCATTGATTGCAGGTGGCTTTTTGCCAAGTGGAAGTATGGGAAATACAGATACTTTATTTGGAGATCTAGAAAGAAATAATTGGCGGCAAGTGGCTCCTGTAAACGGAAATTATAGAATTCAAAGAGGAGACGTCTTTATCTGGGGAGCTCGCGGAGCTTCTGGAGGAGCTTCTGGACATACTGGTATTTTTGTTGACAGTGTAGATAATATCATTCATTGTAATTATGGCTATAATGGTATCACAACAAATAATCATGATGTTATTTGGGGCTATAATGGAAGACCACCAATTACAGTGTACAGAAGTGCAGCTGCAAAGCCAGAACCACCAAAATTACCAACTAAAAATCCTGAACAGCCAATTACAAAAGGGATTAATTACGAAACTCATGTAAGTAAAGTAGGCTGGATGAACAATGTAGCCAATGGCGCTTTATCAGGATCAACAGGTTACAATTTGCCAGTAGAAGCAGTGAAAGTACTTTTCAAAAACAATCAGATCCCAGCTTCTGTTTCATATCGTGCCCATGTATCCAGTATTGGGTGGATGCCTTGGGTAAAAGACGGACAGCTTGCTGGAACAACAGGACAATCAAAAGCGGTTGAAGCAATCCAAGCCAAATTAACTGGAGAAGCAGCGAACTACTACAATTTAGAATATCAAGCTCATGTTGCTGATAAAGGATGGATAAGCTGGGTTAAAAATGGTGCAACAGCTGGAACAACTGGGCAAAAGCGAAGCCTTCAAGCACTGAAAATGAAACTTGTTCGTAAACCAATTGATCAGGGAACTAGTCAACCTACAACAAAAGGTGTGTCATATCGAATGCATTTAGCCAATGAAGGCTGGCTTGGTTATGTTACTAATAACCAAATGGCTGGAACAACTGGTCTAGGAATTGAAAGCCAATGCTTAGAAGTCTATGTAGAAGGTAAGAAAGAAAATGTACAAATTGATGCTCATGTAGCTGAAAAGGGCTGGTTGACAAACACAGGTGGCACAACAGGACAAAAATTATCCTTACAAGCCGTTAAACTCAAATTAAAAAATGGCTTGGAAAAGCAATACGATATTTCTTACCAAGTACACGTGTCAGAAAAAGGATGGATGAGCTGGGTTAAAAATGGTGCCGTAGCTGGAACAACTGGTCAGAAATTAGCAATCCAAGCGATTCGAATTAAACTTATAAATAAATAA
- a CDS encoding vWA domain-containing protein, whose protein sequence is MKKKENRHVTFFKWFMLIFCLIGSIYAAQSSLSYTNAPVKAAQKTDLQPGQIKLSKTAEPVAGMVNQWDITLRIEGRNQFPPPPTDVVLIIDTSGSMKDNDRMVKAKMAAEKFVNMVLRKDYDNRIALITYSSEVTNYTFNESGWSDQFVDPTHKGLLIDKIKELKPEGGTFTQSAIKSATEVIAKASGSKRNIVLISDGVPTFSYPPTEPYNQLIGMEEYNVQSGYTYYESVKTIPKGKFNYNKIYGNGAEGRYRYGAFAPDYEQMPPNSTNRLMANHAHSAIAEASIAKNEKMANGENLVTDFYTIGVDMDSTSSDDGIVTGNKTLKEIATSEDKSFAATADNLEDILSGIAGEIVGAIKSGFVVDPMGIGFEMNGAVQATQGTTEIKDVNGRPTINWNVGTLKTPVSLDPDEDVMFAEIKYRINADDEVLKPNIIGANGLAETNGRTTIVYKDYNDVMKQGDFIVPKVKPIIVSLQKKLQNETGTEIEDRTELFDFKYGEDQYTINDHFSLYSNEVKKIVHPWKANQDYGVEEILKANQDYETTIDINGLTKIGLKSSFKFATTVDAYAHQQIIVTNKKIPEKKTVSLNIRQAVLKPNSELVIPSKGFYRSVIDETQQNLNLISGSTTKDSAAEVVQNLFTKYEITLTKQQKQLKVVDVIPEYYTFYGYIATTTNLDLNKTHISSNTASLIKNNEAILDYQKENEYWLTIFITPKLGEDSNGELIISPRPYSWDYKVNKFGS, encoded by the coding sequence TTGAAAAAAAAAGAAAACAGGCACGTAACGTTTTTTAAATGGTTTATGCTTATTTTTTGCTTGATTGGCTCTATTTATGCAGCGCAATCCTCACTTTCATATACTAATGCTCCAGTTAAGGCAGCTCAAAAAACTGACCTGCAGCCCGGACAAATAAAATTAAGTAAAACAGCTGAACCTGTAGCTGGTATGGTCAATCAATGGGATATCACACTTCGAATCGAAGGCCGCAACCAATTCCCACCACCCCCGACAGATGTTGTACTGATCATTGATACATCGGGAAGTATGAAAGATAACGATCGAATGGTCAAAGCTAAAATGGCAGCTGAAAAGTTTGTAAATATGGTTTTACGGAAAGATTATGATAATAGAATTGCTCTGATCACTTATAGTTCAGAAGTAACAAATTATACATTTAATGAAAGTGGTTGGAGTGATCAATTTGTCGATCCAACCCATAAAGGATTATTGATTGATAAAATCAAGGAATTAAAGCCGGAAGGTGGAACATTTACTCAATCTGCAATAAAGTCTGCTACGGAAGTAATTGCTAAAGCATCCGGAAGTAAAAGAAATATCGTTTTGATTTCAGATGGTGTGCCAACGTTCAGTTATCCACCAACTGAGCCATATAACCAACTAATCGGTATGGAAGAATACAACGTTCAATCTGGCTATACCTACTATGAAAGTGTTAAAACGATTCCAAAAGGAAAGTTCAATTATAACAAAATATATGGAAATGGTGCAGAAGGACGATATCGTTATGGTGCATTTGCACCAGATTATGAACAAATGCCGCCAAATTCAACAAATCGCTTAATGGCAAATCATGCCCATAGTGCAATAGCAGAAGCATCGATTGCAAAAAACGAGAAAATGGCAAATGGGGAGAATTTAGTCACGGATTTTTATACGATCGGTGTGGATATGGATTCGACTTCCTCAGATGATGGTATTGTTACCGGAAATAAGACCTTGAAAGAAATTGCGACTTCCGAAGATAAAAGTTTTGCTGCAACAGCGGACAATTTAGAAGATATCCTGAGTGGCATTGCTGGAGAAATCGTAGGAGCAATCAAATCAGGCTTTGTTGTTGATCCGATGGGAATAGGATTTGAAATGAATGGAGCAGTCCAAGCAACGCAAGGAACAACCGAGATCAAGGATGTCAATGGGCGACCAACTATCAATTGGAATGTCGGAACACTAAAAACGCCAGTTTCGCTTGATCCTGATGAAGATGTTATGTTTGCTGAAATAAAGTACCGTATCAACGCAGACGATGAAGTATTGAAACCGAATATCATTGGTGCAAATGGATTAGCAGAAACGAATGGGCGAACAACGATTGTTTACAAAGACTACAATGATGTTATGAAACAAGGCGATTTTATTGTGCCTAAAGTCAAGCCGATTATCGTTAGTTTGCAAAAGAAACTACAAAATGAAACAGGTACGGAGATAGAGGATCGAACAGAATTGTTTGATTTTAAATATGGCGAGGATCAATACACAATAAATGATCATTTTTCTCTCTATTCAAATGAGGTCAAAAAAATTGTTCATCCGTGGAAAGCCAATCAAGACTATGGTGTGGAAGAAATACTAAAAGCGAACCAAGACTACGAAACAACGATTGATATCAATGGCTTAACCAAGATCGGTTTAAAGAGTAGCTTTAAATTTGCAACAACAGTGGATGCTTACGCACATCAGCAAATTATTGTGACAAATAAAAAAATTCCAGAAAAGAAAACAGTTAGTTTAAATATTCGACAAGCTGTACTTAAACCAAATTCAGAGTTAGTTATACCATCAAAAGGATTTTATCGCTCTGTGATCGATGAGACACAGCAAAACTTGAACTTAATTTCTGGAAGTACAACTAAGGATTCTGCCGCTGAAGTAGTACAAAATCTCTTTACAAAATATGAAATTACCTTAACAAAACAACAAAAGCAACTCAAAGTTGTAGACGTAATTCCAGAATACTATACGTTTTATGGTTATATTGCCACAACGACGAATTTAGATTTAAATAAAACACATATTTCCAGTAATACAGCTAGTTTGATCAAGAACAATGAAGCTATTTTAGATTACCAAAAAGAAAATGAATATTGGCTAACGATATTCATCACACCTAAGTTGGGGGAAGATAGTAATGGAGAACTCATTATTTCACCAAGACCCTACAGTTGGGATTACAAGGTTAACAAATTTGGATCCTAA
- a CDS encoding winged helix-turn-helix domain-containing protein codes for MYALGVLSANQTIQESEKKRLFTDFDISIYDLENVDIDSLQGIILQKNEQIQIEKLFQWLIKVRESPLKPIWILTNEPLGEEKIIYLKLGVTGFLLESDTFDEIAWTIKNGLLCMAVEKERGFYLDPSSFTVLISDTKLVLTKLEYMLLDYLYTSGDKVRTYEEIAHYLWEKETVPPKYRVANLIFHIRQKIKTIDIKYADVIKTVRSKGYRLNLPDESMNK; via the coding sequence ATGTACGCACTAGGAGTACTTTCGGCTAACCAAACGATACAAGAAAGCGAAAAAAAAAGGCTTTTTACTGATTTTGATATTTCAATCTATGATTTAGAAAATGTGGACATAGATTCTCTTCAAGGAATCATTCTTCAAAAAAATGAACAGATTCAAATCGAAAAATTATTTCAATGGCTAATCAAAGTCCGAGAAAGTCCGTTAAAACCAATCTGGATTTTGACAAATGAACCATTAGGAGAAGAAAAAATCATCTATTTGAAATTAGGCGTCACTGGCTTTTTATTAGAATCAGACACGTTTGATGAAATCGCTTGGACGATAAAAAATGGATTACTTTGTATGGCTGTAGAAAAAGAGCGCGGCTTTTATTTAGATCCGTCGAGCTTTACTGTGTTGATTTCCGATACAAAGCTCGTTCTAACCAAATTGGAATATATGTTATTAGATTATCTATATACATCAGGAGATAAAGTTCGGACCTATGAGGAAATTGCTCATTATCTATGGGAAAAAGAAACAGTACCACCAAAATATCGTGTAGCGAATTTAATTTTTCACATACGACAAAAAATAAAGACGATCGATATCAAATATGCTGATGTTATTAAAACAGTTCGTTCAAAAGGTTACAGACTGAATCTGCCGGATGAATCTATGAATAAGTAA
- a CDS encoding aminopeptidase C, producing MSVIEPTVTQKFHDSFIENNKLNALQRGVVKNGITASAQNQQAEVNNVPVFSVDITTGKVANQKQSGRCWMFAALNTFRHKMINSFNLKDFELSQNYTFFWDKYEKSNYFYENIIATADQELDSRKVAFLLATPQQDGGQWDMIVSLFQKYGVVPKTAMPESSNSSNSRDLNNYLNKKLRKDATILRELITAGKSAAEVQAVKETMLEEVYNFLATSLGTPPETFDFEYRDEEKNYHLDQKLTPQSFYEKYVGVNLDDYVSVINAPTADKPYNQTYTVEMLGNVVGGKEVKYINVDMSTFKKLAVAQLEQGESVWFGCDVGQSSTRDSGIMSLDAYDMNDLFDIDFTMTKAQRLDFGESLMTHAMVLTGVDVIDGTSTKWKVENSWGEKVGDKGFFVMSDAWMDEYTYQIVIRKELLSKELQEVWKQEPTVLAPWDPMGALA from the coding sequence ATGTCAGTGATCGAACCAACTGTAACACAAAAATTTCACGATAGTTTCATAGAAAATAATAAACTAAACGCCTTACAACGTGGCGTTGTCAAAAATGGCATCACAGCATCTGCTCAAAATCAACAGGCTGAAGTAAATAATGTGCCAGTATTTTCTGTCGATATTACCACAGGAAAAGTAGCCAACCAAAAACAAAGCGGACGTTGCTGGATGTTTGCTGCCTTAAACACTTTTAGACACAAAATGATCAATAGCTTCAACTTAAAAGATTTTGAACTTTCTCAAAACTATACATTTTTCTGGGATAAGTATGAAAAATCAAATTACTTCTATGAAAATATCATTGCGACAGCGGATCAAGAATTAGATAGCCGAAAGGTTGCATTCTTATTAGCAACACCACAGCAAGATGGTGGACAATGGGATATGATCGTCTCTCTTTTCCAAAAATACGGTGTAGTGCCAAAAACAGCTATGCCAGAAAGTAGCAATAGCTCAAATTCTAGAGACTTAAACAATTATCTAAACAAAAAACTAAGAAAAGACGCAACGATTTTGCGTGAGTTGATAACGGCTGGAAAATCAGCAGCCGAAGTTCAAGCGGTTAAAGAAACAATGTTAGAGGAAGTATATAATTTTCTAGCAACTTCATTAGGTACACCTCCGGAAACGTTTGATTTTGAATACCGTGATGAAGAGAAAAACTATCATTTAGATCAAAAGTTGACGCCTCAATCATTCTATGAAAAATACGTTGGCGTTAACCTGGATGACTATGTAAGTGTGATCAATGCACCCACAGCGGATAAACCTTACAATCAAACCTACACAGTAGAAATGCTAGGCAATGTCGTAGGCGGTAAAGAAGTGAAGTATATCAATGTGGACATGAGCACCTTTAAGAAACTTGCTGTGGCTCAATTAGAACAGGGTGAATCTGTTTGGTTTGGCTGTGATGTTGGTCAATCTTCAACTAGAGATAGTGGAATTATGTCTCTAGATGCTTATGATATGAACGATTTATTTGATATCGATTTTACGATGACGAAAGCACAGCGCTTAGATTTCGGTGAAAGTCTAATGACCCACGCGATGGTTTTAACGGGAGTAGATGTAATCGATGGTACTTCAACTAAATGGAAAGTAGAAAATAGCTGGGGAGAAAAAGTCGGCGATAAAGGATTTTTTGTGATGAGTGATGCTTGGATGGATGAATATACGTATCAAATCGTTATTCGTAAAGAGTTATTATCGAAAGAATTACAAGAAGTTTGGAAACAAGAACCAACCGTTTTAGCACCTTGGGATCCAATGGGCGCTTTAGCATAA